In Bacteriovorax stolpii, a single genomic region encodes these proteins:
- a CDS encoding SAM-dependent methyltransferase: MEKEPLAPMMSAIIHFTNALYDPQCFELIKKEEIRDVLSKGQLESKMWLLSEFKQIFKNNPHLDNLKTIVVGGWIGILARALNESDKRITADTVDIDPNATTIARLTLDLDRGKAFTMDMFDLDYRSYQCVVNTSTEHILNLKAWSDNLPKGTFVVAQNNNGHKISGHVNCVNSSEELEKLLGLSEIYYTGTKAFSLYDRFMVIGRK, encoded by the coding sequence ATGGAAAAAGAGCCCCTGGCCCCAATGATGTCGGCCATCATTCACTTCACAAATGCACTGTATGATCCACAGTGTTTTGAGCTTATTAAAAAAGAAGAAATCAGAGACGTTTTATCTAAAGGCCAGCTTGAAAGTAAGATGTGGCTTCTTAGCGAATTTAAGCAAATATTTAAAAACAACCCACACCTTGATAATCTTAAAACCATTGTTGTTGGTGGTTGGATTGGTATCCTGGCCCGCGCCCTCAATGAATCGGACAAACGCATCACTGCTGACACTGTCGATATTGATCCGAATGCCACGACCATCGCGCGCCTAACATTGGACCTGGATAGAGGTAAGGCCTTCACCATGGATATGTTTGACCTAGACTATCGCAGCTATCAGTGCGTGGTGAATACATCTACAGAGCATATTTTAAATTTGAAGGCCTGGTCAGATAATCTTCCGAAAGGAACTTTTGTCGTGGCCCAAAACAATAATGGTCACAAGATTTCTGGACATGTCAATTGCGTGAACTCTAGCGAAGAATTGGAAAAGCTTTTAGGATTATCTGAAATTTATTATACGGGGACAAAGGCCTTTTCTCTTTATGACCGCTTTATGGTGATTGGAAGAAAATAA